One Hordeum vulgare subsp. vulgare chromosome 4H, MorexV3_pseudomolecules_assembly, whole genome shotgun sequence DNA window includes the following coding sequences:
- the LOC123450802 gene encoding GATA transcription factor 4-like: protein MVGGGDVGKQAAAAAAAAAALDQDLPSFNMFFDQTVAAAAAAGDWGLAAAGEEDLEELEWLSNMDAFPSVETMAVEAVEEVPELVPAAPSGRPAVGPRTKGRRRRVTAPWNLAEPPTLPPPLPAARRCTHCASEVTPQWRQGPLGPRTLCNACGVRYKTGRLLPEYRPANSPTFSPLLHSNSHRRVMQMRLRSESEGEGEGEGASPAVRAAAKARRAERAAARLAAKAGDGAPAPAPAPSQAPLP from the exons ATGGTGGGCGGCGGCGATGTTGGCAAGcaggccgcggcggcggcggcggcggcggcggcgctggaccaGGACCTGCCCAGCTTCAATATGTTCTTTGACCAGACG gtggcggcggcggcggcggcgggggattGGGGactggcggcggcgggggaggaggATTTGGAGGAGCTGGAGTGGCTTTCGAACATGGACGCGTTCCCGTCGGTGGAGACCATGGCGgtggaggcggtggaggaggtgccggaGCTGGTGCCGGCCGCGCCGTCCGGGCGGCCGGCGGTGGGGCCGAGGACGAAGGGGCGTCGGCGTCGGGTGACGGCCCCGTGGAACCTGGCGGAGCCGCCCAcgctgccgccgccgctcccGGCGGCTCGGCGGTGCACGCACTGCGCGTCGGAGGTGACCCCGCAGTGGCGGCAGGGTCCGCTGGGGCCCCGCACGCTGTGCAACGCGTGCGGCGTGCGGTACAAGACGGGGCGGCTGCTCCCGGAGTACCGGCCGGCCAACAGCCCCACCTTCTCCCCGCTGCTGCACTCCAACTCCCACCGCCGCGTCATGCAGATGCGGCTCCGGAGCGagagcgagggcgagggcgagggcgagggcgcctCCCCCGCCGTCCGCGCCGCCGCAAAGGCCCGCCGCGCCGAGCGCGCGGCGGCCCGCCTCGCCGCCAAGGCCGGCGACGGCGCCCCGGCCCCTGCTCCAGCCCCATCCCAGGCGCCGCTGCCGTAG